Part of the Triticum aestivum cultivar Chinese Spring chromosome 4D, IWGSC CS RefSeq v2.1, whole genome shotgun sequence genome is shown below.
AACTTGTTGTGTCAAACTGCAAGAATTTTACATCAACTCTTGtactttattttttctattttaacCGATTTGTTAAGTAACATGCCCGTTGTTAATCTCCATCTGTTTGCCTTCTTCCAAAATAGGTTCGCATATGGAACATGAAATCCGTGAGCAAAGACAACCAAAATGATGATTCCAACCAAAGATTGCTGGCCACAATGCGTGACCATTTTGGATCAGTAAACTGTGTGAGATGGGCCAAGCATGGACGCTATCTTGCTTCAGGATCAGACGATCAAGCTATCCTAATTCATGAAAGGAAAGCTGGTTCCGGTACATCTGAGTTTGGAAGTGGAGAACCTGCAGATATAGAAAATTGGAAGGTCGTTATGACCTTAAGGGGGCATACTGCGGACGTGGTAATTATCTGCCAAAATTTCAGTCCAGTTATCTTTCTTTCCAATTTATGGAAACCTGATAAAAATATTGATACTGTGATCTTTTATCTTTCCTATTAAACACATTCCTGTTTCTTATGCCTAAAGTAGGTAGATCTGAATGTGGTAATTATCAGCCAAAATTTCTGAGCTGTCTTTGTTAGTCTTTTGTATTAATCGCGTATCTGTTTCTTATGCCGAAAGTAGGTAGATCTAAATTGGTCCCCTGATGACTCGACGTTGGCTAGCGGCAGCTTGGACAATACTGTTCACATTTGGAGCATGACAAACGGTATTTGCACTGCCGTCTTGCGGGGGCATTCCAGCTTAGTTAAAGGAGTTACTTGGGATCCTATTGGATCTTTTATTGCAAGCCAGTCAGATGACAAGACTGTTATCATATGGCGTACGAGTGACTGGAGTCTTGCTCACAAGACTGAAGGCCATTGGTCAAAATCTGTATGTTATGTTTCATGCCATTTTGTTATCAATTTACTGTTTCTGTGTCTGACATGTCTTTTGTTTGCAGAGAAGTCTTTCTTACTGAAAAATATTGCTTTTCTGTGTTCCGCAGCTTGGTTCGACATTTTTTAGGCGGCTTGCTTGGTCGCCCTGTGGCCACTTCATAACCACAACTCATGGTTTCCAGAAACCTAGGCACTCGGCCCCTGTGCTTGAACGGGGCGAGTGGACTGCAACTTTTGACTTTCTGGGACATAATGCGcctgtggtggtggtgaagtttaATCACTCGATGTTCCGTAAGAATTTAGCTACTGGTCAAGATGCAAAGACGGCACCAGCTGGATGGGCCAATGGAGCATCAAAAACATCAGCAAAAGAATATCAACCATATAATGTTATTGCTATTGGAAGTCAAGACCGGACTATTACTGTTTGGACAACAGCAGGTGCCCGGCCATTGTTTGTTGCTAAGCATTTCTTCACTCAAAGCGTGGTTGATTTATCTTGGTAAGACACTTTAACCTTATATTTGTAACAAAAAATGTTGCCATGTGCGGCTAACGGTGGAACCGTTTTTTCTCCCTGACAGGAGCCCTGATGGTTATTCACTTTTTGCGTGCTCTCTGGATGGATCAGTTGCGACCTTTCACTTTGAAGCAAAGGAGCTCGGATACAGGCTTAGTGATTCTGAACTGGATGAATTAAAGAGGAGTAGATATGGTGATGTCAGAGGGAGGCAATCAAATCTAGCTGAAAGCCCTGCGCAGTTGCTGCTAGAAGAAGCATCAGTGAAGCAATTGGCTGCCAAGAAGGCGACACCTATCGTCCAACAATATCAGGCGCCCCCAAAAGTTCCTGCAGATGTACCTAAACCACCTCCTGTTGTGGTTGTGGAGAGTCAGAAAGCTCCTGAAACTCTACCTGAAGGCGAAAAGAAAACAGCAGGTCAAGCGGCTGATGACACCTCGAAAGTTACCCGGGTATCTAGTCCAGTAAAACAAAGGGAATATCGGCGTCCTGATGGTCGGAAAAGAATAATTCCAGAGGCAGTGGGATTTCCTTCTAACCAGGAAAACTTGTCCAACCGTCCTCAGAATCAAGTTGTTGATTTTTCATCCTTAGATCAGCGCATGCGCCCTGGGGAGAATGGAATAAGATCATCCTACGGTACCGGTAACTGTAACAATTGTGGAGTTAGGGAACGCTCTGGCATCACAGCAAGAGCTAACATTAGCGAGAGTCTTGTTATTCAAAAAGCTTCAACTGGTACTGGCAGGGATGGAAGGTTGAGTGTTGAACACACTGGTTCTGTTGTTCCAGGCTTGCTGGCCTCCTCCTCTGAGCTCTCTATTTTTGTATTCAATAAGAAGGACAATGATGATTCTTTGCCAGTCTGCCTTGAAGCCAAGCCAGTAGAACGTTCTGCAGGTGATATGATTGGACTGGGTGGTTCCTTTTCAACAAAAGAAACCGAGATTAGATGTACAAAAGGAACAGAAACTCTTTGGTCagatcgcatctccggaaaagttACTGTCTTGGCTGGTAATGCAAACTTCTGGGCAGTTGGCTGTGAAGATGGCTGCCTGCAGGTAGAAATAACCCCTAGTAAAATATCAGATGTACTTTTTTTGTTTCATTGATTTTGTGTGCTTTCAGTTTTTTGAAAAATGTTAGCCCTAAACTACCCAATCAATTGTGTTCTGGTTTGATTAGGTTTACACAAAATGTGGGATGCGAGCAATGCCAGCGATGATGATGGGCTCCTCGGCTGTTTTTATAGATTGTGATGACTGCTGGAAATTGTTACTTGTAACAAGGAGAGGTTTAATGTACATATGGGATCTCAATAACAGGACCTGCATCTTGCAAGATTCTTTGGCTTCTTTGGTTACCTCTCCAGATGAGGCCTCAACAAAAGATTCTGGTAAAATATTTACATCCAGTCCTCAGTTCACCTTGCTGCATATCGATTAGTGTCTGATGCATGTTGTTTCTTGAAGTTGAACTTTCTTTCTTGCGTGACAGGTACAGTAAAGGTTATATCTGCTAAGTTCTCAAGATGTGGTTCGCCCTTGGTTGTCCTTGCCACCCGGCATGCTTTCCTCTACGACATGAGCATGAAGTGCTGGCTAAGGATTGCGGATGATTGTTTTCCAGCATCAAATTTTTCTAGCTCGTTTAGTTCTACTCAAGGTGGAGAGCTAGGAAAGTTGCAGATTGATATAGGAAAGTTCATGGCTAGAAAGCCCGTTTGGAGCAGGTATGCAAAGCTCCTTGGGTTTATTTAGTCTTATAGATGCTTGAAACTAATGTCTGTGACAAGCTGGGTGCCTATTGCACAGTATCccagagtttgttctgaatgtacCTGTGTGACTGTTTCCACCTCAGGGTTACAGACGATGGAGTGCAGACGCGGGCCCATCTTGAGACCCAGCTAGCAGCTTCGTTGGCTTTGAAGTCTTCACAGGAATATCGCCAATGCCTCCTATCCTACATTAGGTTTTTGGCAAGGTTGTAAGCATGAACTTTATCTGTTCAATTGGTTGAGAGATTTCTTCTTGAAGTGGTATCATGCTTTGCTGAAATCCTTCTTTGCGCCTGCAGAGAGGCAGATGAATCTCGCCTACGTGAAGTCTGCGAGAGCTTTCTTGGCCCTCCCATGGGCATGGTTGGTGATGTGTCTACCGATGCGAATAATCCGTCATGGGATCCTGATGTTCTTGTAAGGCTCTTTTCCTGTTAGATTCCATGGCATACATATGAATGTTTAGTTATTCCATAGACTGGTAGTTTCTATTAGTTGCTCTAGTCCATCCTGTTACAGATACTAGCTTCACAGAAGATGGATTATTTGAACCTTGGATTATAGTAATCAATTTCTAGATTAACTGAAGAGTTTAGAAACCTTAAATTAAATAGTAATTGCATTCGATTTTAACACGGCGTCAGTTGCGCTCTTCGATCAATAAACTTTGCTGGTGGCAACTTTTGCAGGGAATGAAGAAACATAAACTTCTCAGGGAAGACATACTTCCTTCGATGGCGACAAACCGCAAAGTCCAGCGGCTGCTCAACGAGTTCATGGACCTGCTGTCGGAGTACGAAAGCGTCGCCGAGGAAAACGTCGACAAAATGGACGTGACACCTCCAGCAGCAGAAGCCAAGGTCGATAAAATGGACGTGACACCTCCAGCAGCAGATGCCAAGGTCGATAAAATGGACGTGACACCGACAGAAGCCAAGGACACCGCGGCATAGCGAACAAACCCTTCCGGTCCGGTTTGCTGGCGATTTATTGACCCCTTGGTAAGCATAGAGAAAAGTGCATACACCATAGCATCTATTTTGAGAACTTTCCCGTGGTTGTTTTATTCTGCTTGTAGTTCCTAGTGTCCCCCGCCTGTTCGTCAAGGTGTGACCTCGGCGGAACGACTTTAACCTGTTCGCTGTATCGCGAGTGTAACAACAGTAGAAAGAAAGCGAGGTCGCCTGATGATTCTGTAACAGTTTTATCCGTAGGTCTTGAGGAATTTTTTGGGTCCATAGGCGCAATGCCGTTTCTTTTTTGCGAGCAGGATGCACGGTGCATCCGCTTCCTTTTCTGAAGCGAAATGGTGTATTCTCTTCTCGCTCATCCGTCAGAGTTCGATGCTCGGCTTCGCTTACATCGATCTTTACTCCGAATAGAGTAGCGAATTTCAGATGTTAGAGGCAAGTGGAGGAGAAACAGATCGAGCAAATTTTGCACTTGCTTGTATTTTGGAAGCTGCTTGTTTCAGGTGGAGCAGAACACAGGGGAGAACAATGGTGTTGGTTAGTACTGCTTTCTGCTGGGTACTAGTAATGGTAGCTTCTGTCTATCACAAATCCAAAACCATGGCCATGTCTTGTCAGGTGGAGAGGAAGCTCTTGACGGCGGCCCTGAAGGTGCCCGCCACGGCGACCCAGGCGGCCTGCGTCGGGTGCACGTCGTCCCAGTAGAAGTAGCGGCCGGGGTCGTCGCAGAGCGTGTACTGCCGCGTGCCGTTCTCGTCCTCCTCGCCGCAGTAGCCGTCCGGCCTGAAGCTCTCGCAGCAGGGCCGCAGCGTGCTCTTGAACTTCTTGTTGTCACTGTCACCATTGTTGTCGTCGAGGAGGAATGCGGCGAAGGGGGTGTGgacgtcgaggaggaggaaggtgcgGTTGTTGGGGTCGAGGGCGGCGAGGACAGACCGGAGCGCGGCGTTGTGCTGGGCGGCGCCGGCGTTGGCCAGCGGGTCGCAGCCGGTGTAGTTGAGCAGGCGGGTGAATGTCGGCGTGCAGCCCATGGGGTGCAGGTTGGTCACCACCACCCTCCGCATCCCCGCCTCGTCGCGCAGCCGCCGGAGCTGCCCCCGGAGCTCCCGCACCACCGTCGGGATGTACGCGATCGCCGCCTGCACTCGGAGAGCAGCATTACAAAACCCCGTTAGTCAGTCAGTCAGTCATGGGTAAGGTTGACATCTGACAGTAACAGATAGTAGCAGCGCGGTCACGTACGCTGGTGCCGTTGTCCTTGTCGGCGGCGTAGGCGTAGTCGTTGCCGGAGACGACGACGAGCGCGGTCCTCTTGCCGCTGCCAGCCCGGCAGCCAGGACTGTGGTGCATGGTTTGGAAGAGGTCGATCTGGGCGCTGATGTTGCGCTGGAAGTTGCCGGTGTCGAGCACGCCGGCGCCGCCGACGGCGAAGTTCATGCCGCGCGCGAGGGTCTCCCGcgacgcccgccgccgcgccttgtACGCCACCGGCGTCCGCATCCCCAACGCCGAAGCTGCACTCACACGCATATGCCGCGTCAGAGCAAAATAGTTAAGTAGAAACACTATGTGGGAGACAGTACAAAACACTCATCTGAAACATAGATTAGTGATGATCTCATGGTGTAGTATAACTATTTGCCTAAATGTCAGTTACCTGAAAATTTAATCTGCCTCGATCAATTTCATCAGGACCACCAGACCGTCATCCAACGGCCAAAAATAGAAAACACACATTTTACTTCCTCCCACAGCGGCCCCTCTGCCACACGCCGCTCTGCCCTTCCCTCAACCTTGCCGATCGCCGTTCTAGCCGTCACCCAAgcggacgctgcttcggtgccttaaggcacctgcctttgggccTATGATAGgtggggtggctggcccacctgccatagacccaaaggcaggtgcctttaaggcaccgaagctcagtCCCACCCAAGCCATACTTCTAAGCCGCACCCCGGTCAATAGCTCCACCGACGACCCCNNNNNNNNNNNNNNNNNNNNNNNNNNNNNNNNNNNNNNNNNNNNNNNNNNNNNNNNNNNNNNNNNNNNNNNNNNNNNNNNNNNNNNNNNNNNNNNNNNNNNNNNNNNNNNNNNNNNNNNNNNNNNNNNNNNNNNNNNNNNNNNNNNNNNNNNNNNNNNNNNNNNNNNNNNNNNNNNNNNNNNNNNNNNNNNNNNNNNNNNNNNNNNNNNNNNNNNNNNNNNNNNNNNNNNNNNNNNNNNNNNNNNNNNNNNNNNNNNNNNNNNNNNNNNNNNNNNNNNNNNNNNNNNNNNNNNNNNNNNNNNNNNNNNNNNNNNNNNNNNNNNNNNNNNNNNNNNNNNNNNNNNNNNNNNNNNNNNNNNNNNNNNNNNNNNNNNNNNNNNNNNNNNNGGCCAAAAATAGAAAACACACATTTTACTTCCTCCCACAGCGGCCCCTCTGCCACACGCCGCTCTGCCCTTCCCTCAACCTTGCCGATCGCCGTTCTAGCCGTCACCCAAgcggacgctgcttcggtgccttaaggcaccgaagctcagtCCCACCCAAGCCATACTTCTAAGCCGCACCCCGGTCAATAGCTCCACCGACGACCCCGCATCCCCGACCTGCACCGTCAATTTCCAGACCCGCTCCCGTCGGCTATCGTGAGCTCCCATTTGATCACGGCCCGGCCTTGCCTTGGCCGGCGCTCGGCGCTCCTCACGCCGTGCTCACCTTTGGCCTCACGGGAAGCAGAAAGTATCTGACGCACAATTTAAAACGGAGGGTCCCTCCGTCCTACAATAAGTGTCACAACTTTGTATCGAGTTTAGTGTAAAGTTGTATTaagattgagacacttattttttaGACGGAGCGAGTAGCGGCTAATTAATCTAGCTTTTGTGCTGGAAAAGGGCCGGGAAGATGCCGGGGGGTGTGGCTGGAGCCGGGAATATCTTACTGCCCCTTTCTCTGACATGGAATGGAAGTAGCAAGTTGTGGCGTTAGTGGTTAGCAGATTCAGATTTGCTACTAGCTTTTGAGACTTTTTTGGTTATACATAAATAAATAAACTAAATAATAATGTGCATGGCGCACATGGCAGCACGTAGTCAGTACGAGAAAGATCTGGCTCGCTAGTGATCTATACCGTGCACATATTCAAATCAAATTTGGTGACGAAACAGAGCATCGCCAGCCGTTGCCTGAGGAATATGCATCGCTGTAGTCGTAACTAGCATGCAGTTGATACTGGTAGCTGAGTGTGATGCAGCACCACCCTAGGTCGTTGTAGCTCTAGCTGCTTTGCAACAAAAATGTCGGTCTGATCTGATGGTGAGAGGACCTGCCGGCGCTTCGGACAAGCCGACACACATGGTTCCTCCATCCATCCCTGGGACTCTGACCGGAAGACTAGAGTTGCACTGGACGCGTCGATCTGTCCATGGTATTAGGCTTTTGATTGAGCAGAGACCTCCTATGGTGTATGTGCAGTACAGTACTCCCATGTCGTGTCAAGGGTAGTGGGTGAGGGAACTAGTCCAGATTCACGAGGTTGGGCGTGCATGTGCGCGCGCGGACTGATGGAGTTATTAGTTCCATGCATCCTCCATGTGTGTCTGTGTGGGTACACAAGTACAGATGCATGGACAAGGGGATGCCGTCCGGCGTGTGATCCGGCCGCCCGCCGGCCATTTTGCCGGCGACAGGCAAGTCATGCATGTTGCACGCACCCAACTGGTAATTTCGAACAAGATTAGTTACTGGATGGATATGCCTAGAGACGTATCTATCTGCCAATGAATGCGTCCATGGACAGCATCAATTCGGccatccatctatctatctattGGACGGACCTTCCCTTCCCTTGGATGGATGATGATGACGACCCAACGACCAACTGCACACATGTGTTTACTCCTACCACTGCACCATACAGCTAGCTAGCgcaccgccgccgtccgccgtgCTACGTCTTCTCACAGTCCGAGTGTTAATTAGGAGTACCGACGATCACTGCCTCCTACTACTGGTAATTAATACTAGTAGTGATTGACGGCCAAGAGTAGCAAAGGAGGAGCAGAGCGTGGTTAGTGGGCTTACCGACGAAGTCGGTGAGGACGCGGCCGTCGGAGAATcggccggcggggcggcgcgggaagGTCTTGCCGTAGGGGTCGTACCAAGCGTGGGTCAGCTCCCGCCCCAGGTTCCCCAGGTTGCCCGTGTCCGCGTACGAGTCGCCAAACACCCACAGCTGCTCCCGACGATGACGGCTCCTCCCCTGCTCGCCGCCGGCCGGGCAGCCGTCCGCCGACGCAGCGGGCAGCAGCACCCCGACCACCAGCACCGCCAGGCCTTCAGTTCATCAGAGAGAGACAGAGGGCAATCAATGAGTGGACGGCAGAGAGGAACAGAGCGAGGCAGAATTCAAGTGAGCCAGCGTGGTTAGCTGAGAGACCAATAAATATACAGCCTCTTTATGGCTACAAGATCGATTGGCTTACAGAGAAGGGCTCCGGCGGCGGTCGCCGACGGCGAGCGGCTCCGGCGACGCTCCATGGTGTCCCTCGCCCACTGTGGAGGTGTGGTACGTGGCCGGCCTCGCGCCCGTCTGCCGCCCTGCGAGCGATGGCGCGGTGTGTGGTGTGGAAGAGGACGGAGAGGGTATTTATAGACGGCGTGCAGCTAGCTGTACGCCATACATATATATCTCCCACCCTGGCCGCGATGAGAAGAGATGGAGACACGCCGGCAATCAGCGGACGCCGCCATTGTTCCTTCCCTTCTCGAAACCGTAGAACGGCGCCCATGTCAGCACCCCTGCGTGCATGCATGGTCAACACGTACCTACTGGACGCTGGTGTACAATTTACGTACTACCAGACGCTGTTCTTAATTTCTTTTATTTGCCGGGATTTTTCGTGTGTGTATATTTGACTCAGGAGTGCGTACGTATGTACACTAGGTTTTGTTCTTTGGCTTTATATATACGTAGCCCGAATAATGGCCGCTGCTGCCTGGCCATGTCTGCTCTGGTCAGGACGGCGTATTGATGTCGGTCTGACCGGCCGATCTGGACGGCCAACCGCCGCCGAAACGGCCGGCCCACCGTCGCCGTCGTGCTACAGCGAGCCAGCCAGCCCCCCTCGTCAGCCACATACGCCGTCGGCCATGGGGACGGACTGCATTAACCCCACCCTCCGAACCGTCTCCATGCACTCCGCATGCACGCACGTCACTCAGACGAACCACGTTTGAAGGTTATTGGTCTTTTTCATATTTTATGCCAATTTTAAACATAGATTTAACCAACGAAATGTTAATACATGTCATAAAAATAGCATAATTGAAAATTATGTGCAAATAATCCAACGGCATAAGTTTTGGTCACATGCATTCTTATTTCGTTACTTAAATCTACGATCGAATTTCGACACAAAATATAAATGGAACCGGCCGGTAAGTAGTAGAGTATGAAAAGGCTCTCACCCAAAATTTGTTTTTCAGTTGCATGGTAATTATCAAATCTGGTTTTTAATATACTGTTTTCTCTAGCAGTTTC
Proteins encoded:
- the LOC123095591 gene encoding protein HIRA, with product MLTEKPSWVRHDGLQIFSIDIQPSGLRFATGGGDQKVRIWNMKSVSKDNQNDDSNQRLLATMRDHFGSVNCVRWAKHGRYLASGSDDQAILIHERKAGSGTSEFGSGEPADIENWKVVMTLRGHTADVVDLNWSPDDSTLASGSLDNTVHIWSMTNGICTAVLRGHSSLVKGVTWDPIGSFIASQSDDKTVIIWRTSDWSLAHKTEGHWSKSLGSTFFRRLAWSPCGHFITTTHGFQKPRHSAPVLERGEWTATFDFLGHNAPVVVVKFNHSMFRKNLATGQDAKTAPAGWANGASKTSAKEYQPYNVIAIGSQDRTITVWTTAGARPLFVAKHFFTQSVVDLSWSPDGYSLFACSLDGSVATFHFEAKELGYRLSDSELDELKRSRYGDVRGRQSNLAESPAQLLLEEASVKQLAAKKATPIVQQYQAPPKVPADVPKPPPVVVVESQKAPETLPEGEKKTAGQAADDTSKVTRVSSPVKQREYRRPDGRKRIIPEAVGFPSNQENLSNRPQNQVVDFSSLDQRMRPGENGIRSSYGTGNCNNCGVRERSGITARANISESLVIQKASTGTGRDGRLSVEHTGSVVPGLLASSSELSIFVFNKKDNDDSLPVCLEAKPVERSAGDMIGLGGSFSTKETEIRCTKGTETLWSDRISGKVTVLAGNANFWAVGCEDGCLQVYTKCGMRAMPAMMMGSSAVFIDCDDCWKLLLVTRRGLMYIWDLNNRTCILQDSLASLVTSPDEASTKDSGTVKVISAKFSRCGSPLVVLATRHAFLYDMSMKCWLRIADDCFPASNFSSSFSSTQGGELGKLQIDIGKFMARKPVWSRVTDDGVQTRAHLETQLAASLALKSSQEYRQCLLSYIRFLAREADESRLREVCESFLGPPMGMVGDVSTDANNPSWDPDVLGMKKHKLLREDILPSMATNRKVQRLLNEFMDLLSEYESVAEENVDKMDVTPPAAEAKVDKMDVTPPAADAKVDKMDVTPTEAKDTAA
- the LOC123095592 gene encoding GDSL esterase/lipase At5g03610 translates to MERRRSRSPSATAAGALLCLAVLVVGVLLPAASADGCPAGGEQGRSRHRREQLWVFGDSYADTGNLGNLGRELTHAWYDPYGKTFPRRPAGRFSDGRVLTDFVASALGMRTPVAYKARRRASRETLARGMNFAVGGAGVLDTGNFQRNISAQIDLFQTMHHSPGCRAGSGKRTALVVVSGNDYAYAADKDNGTSAAIAYIPTVVRELRGQLRRLRDEAGMRRVVVTNLHPMGCTPTFTRLLNYTGCDPLANAGAAQHNAALRSVLAALDPNNRTFLLLDVHTPFAAFLLDDNNGDSDNKKFKSTLRPCCESFRPDGYCGEEDENGTRQYTLCDDPGRYFYWDDVHPTQAAWVAVAGTFRAAVKSFLST